Proteins encoded in a region of the Clostridium butyricum genome:
- a CDS encoding vitamin B12 dependent-methionine synthase activation domain-containing protein, translated as MSAFELKINKEEVLRYLGYKGQEIDEKMDHMINTSREEVKNIITPRVLYEYKSISNSEKGIEVSGTNLILQGNDIKKHLSASNECVLMAVTLGNEIEKKTRLYEKINLTKALIIDACATTAVEEVCDIVEEKIRKEAEEKGMKITFRYSPGYGDLPLDIQNNFLRVLDAQKKIGLMVSENNLLFPRKSVTAIIGIVSLDAKINKKSCENCSNYKNCSFRREGETCGA; from the coding sequence ATGAGTGCATTTGAATTAAAGATTAACAAAGAAGAAGTTCTTAGATACTTGGGGTATAAAGGTCAGGAAATAGATGAAAAAATGGATCATATGATTAATACTAGTAGAGAAGAAGTTAAAAATATAATAACACCTAGAGTATTATATGAATATAAAAGTATATCCAATTCAGAAAAAGGAATTGAGGTATCTGGAACGAATTTAATATTGCAAGGAAATGATATTAAAAAACATTTAAGTGCTTCGAATGAATGTGTTCTTATGGCAGTAACACTAGGAAACGAAATAGAAAAGAAAACACGTTTATATGAAAAAATTAATCTTACGAAAGCACTTATAATTGATGCATGTGCAACTACCGCTGTTGAAGAGGTTTGTGATATTGTAGAGGAAAAGATAAGAAAAGAAGCTGAAGAAAAAGGTATGAAGATAACCTTTAGGTATAGTCCAGGATATGGGGATCTTCCACTTGATATTCAGAATAATTTTTTACGTGTTTTAGATGCGCAGAAGAAAATTGGATTAATGGTATCAGAAAATAATCTTTTATTTCCAAGGAAATCTGTTACGGCAATAATAGGAATAGTAAGTTTAGATGCTAAAATAAATAAAAAAAGTTGTGAAAACTGCAGTAATTACAAGAATTGCAGTTTCAGAAGAGAAGGAGAAACTTGTGGGGCTTAA